TCACCATTTTCGAGTCTACGTCCTATTTTACCATACTTAAGAACTTTGATAAGCTCTAACTAAGATTATTAACAAAAATACACTCTCACTTAGCCTCAAAAACAACGTTAACAGTTACCATAACTTCTTTTTCAAGCGTTGAAGTATCATACGTGCCATAATCACTAACCTCTACACTATTCGGTGCGAGAACCTGTACAACGCCACTTCTTGCACTTATAACTTTTCCAACTCTCAGATTACTGCTTCTTGCAATCTCTTCAGCTCTCCTTCTTGCATCCCTGACGGCTTCGGAAAGTAGCTGAATTCGTTTTTCTGGCAGTTTAGAATAATAATATTCAACTGGGTTCGACTGAAATACCAATCCATAATCAAGGATTTTTTGAGTTATCTCCTTTGCCTTCTGTGCGATTCCTTCAACATCGTTCGTTTGAACTGTTATATATTGCGCAAGCACATATTGCCTTTCGGCAATCCTCTCAGGATCTGTGTATAGTTCGGAAACACTTATTGCTGAAAGACTAATCTCATCATCTTTGATACCACTTTCTCTAAATATTTCCAAAAC
This genomic window from Fervidobacterium gondwanense DSM 13020 contains:
- a CDS encoding SIMPL domain-containing protein (The SIMPL domain is named for its presence in mouse protein SIMPL (signalling molecule that associates with mouse pelle-like kinase). Bacterial member BP26, from Brucella, was shown to assemble into a channel-like structure, while YggE from E. coli has been associated with resistance to oxidative stress.); its protein translation is MNPGKSYPNLVFAIILGISFIVGMAVFGYFFYLSKLPQKTLTVTGSAREMVVSDIAKWSSNFSVKVSESKLNEGFKSMKVSERHVLEIFRESGIKDDEISLSAISVSELYTDPERIAERQYVLAQYITVQTNDVEGIAQKAKEITQKILDYGLVFQSNPVEYYYSKLPEKRIQLLSEAVRDARRRAEEIARSSNLRVGKVISARSGVVQVLAPNSVEVSDYGTYDTSTLEKEVMVTVNVVFEAK